A window from Desulfovibrio sp. Fe33 encodes these proteins:
- a CDS encoding autotransporter family protein → MNNTGSITGSGSHVLGVHLVDGNNQITNSGELMTTGNGADGILAQGGSSSVNNSGTIVVTGAGSYAVDLQGGDNQVVNSGTITTSGNTGVGIYATEENNMIVNTGTIATTEGSGDGIHVEDANNTVSNSGTITTQGTSAHGISSDGGGNTITNTGTITTHGASADGIRTEDDNNTVTNSGRIVSDQSNAITFLGAGNTLNLKAFSFLGGGVDLGGGTTVNIDFAPSSSVFWEFSGTVDAMNFTGSVPVFYNAATSQVATFDPTAFSGSSDALADMTDNVSSVIRDRLDCVGDRWWTSVFGSTSKYDGSSATLDFDSSNMGVAIGYDASITESTTLGVLAGYLWNDFDVDSLNAKSFDNKSDGAFLGIYGRQRWSSVFIDLAVTGGWLDHSDDRMVNNNLAASGESEAEASYDSWWFSPEATIGYEFALSDEWSLVPAASLRYARQTMDSYTESGGGDANAHVAGRDVSMLEQRLELGVRGMMDSFSLNVRAGWQYRNALGDDDVELTMLGQNKAVSTEMEDRSALFLAGGVAAHLTDAVSLKLNGEAELGDDSTSIGGSAMVCVLF, encoded by the coding sequence GTGAATAATACCGGTAGCATCACCGGTTCTGGTTCGCACGTCTTGGGCGTTCACCTTGTAGACGGGAACAATCAGATCACCAACTCGGGCGAACTCATGACCACAGGGAACGGTGCGGACGGAATATTGGCCCAAGGCGGCTCCAGCTCCGTAAATAATAGCGGGACCATCGTCGTCACAGGAGCGGGCAGTTACGCTGTCGACCTCCAGGGTGGCGACAACCAGGTGGTCAACTCCGGTACGATCACGACCTCCGGCAACACCGGTGTGGGCATCTACGCCACCGAAGAGAACAACATGATCGTCAACACCGGCACAATCGCGACCACGGAAGGCTCTGGCGACGGCATCCACGTCGAGGACGCCAACAACACGGTCTCCAACTCGGGAACAATCACTACCCAAGGCACGAGCGCCCACGGCATCTCCTCCGATGGCGGCGGCAACACGATTACCAACACGGGAACGATCACCACCCACGGCGCTTCGGCCGACGGCATTCGGACCGAGGACGACAACAACACGGTCACCAACTCCGGGAGAATCGTCAGCGACCAGTCCAATGCCATCACCTTTTTGGGGGCAGGCAACACGCTGAACCTGAAGGCTTTCTCCTTCCTCGGCGGAGGCGTCGACTTGGGCGGCGGGACTACGGTGAACATCGATTTCGCTCCTTCCAGCTCCGTTTTTTGGGAGTTTTCCGGCACAGTTGACGCCATGAATTTTACCGGCTCGGTGCCGGTCTTCTACAATGCCGCCACCTCCCAGGTCGCGACCTTTGATCCCACTGCGTTTTCAGGTTCCTCGGACGCGCTCGCGGACATGACCGACAACGTTTCATCCGTGATTCGCGACCGTCTGGATTGCGTCGGAGATCGTTGGTGGACATCGGTATTCGGTTCGACATCCAAATACGACGGCTCTTCGGCAACCTTGGACTTCGACTCCAGCAACATGGGCGTGGCCATCGGCTATGACGCATCCATTACGGAAAGCACCACTTTGGGGGTTCTGGCCGGCTATCTTTGGAACGATTTCGACGTGGATTCTCTCAACGCGAAGTCTTTCGACAACAAGTCGGACGGCGCTTTCCTCGGCATCTACGGCAGGCAACGCTGGAGTTCCGTGTTTATTGATCTCGCCGTCACCGGCGGTTGGCTCGACCATAGCGACGACCGCATGGTCAACAACAACCTTGCCGCTTCGGGAGAGTCCGAAGCGGAGGCTTCCTACGACAGTTGGTGGTTTTCGCCTGAAGCCACCATCGGATATGAATTCGCGTTGAGCGACGAATGGTCCCTGGTCCCTGCCGCGAGCCTGCGTTACGCCCGGCAGACCATGGACAGCTATACCGAATCCGGCGGCGGCGACGCCAACGCGCATGTCGCCGGACGCGACGTGTCCATGCTTGAACAACGGCTGGAGCTTGGCGTGCGCGGGATGATGGATTCCTTTTCCCTGAATGTCCGGGCGGGCTGGCAATACCGCAACGCCCTGGGCGATGATGACGTCGAGTTGACCATGCTCGGCCAGAACAAGGCCGTGTCCACGGAAATGGAAGATCGAAGCGCCCTGTTCCTCGCCGGAGGGGTCGCGGCGCATCTGACCGATGCGGTGTCGCTGAAGTTGAACGGCGAAGCCGAATTGGGCGACGACAGCACTTCCATCGGCGGTTCCGCCATGGTCTGCGTTTTGTTTTAA
- a CDS encoding DUF3298 and DUF4163 domain-containing protein: MNRIATLLFALFLLLVPATIQAAPPCAPPVLTSVSIQEDTPGFKVDAEYPVLCQSEASKTIRDYVSASILDFKMSDPEHDRSFFPHQYEMMTRYGVWPIAGGRYVSVKLNVMFYTGGAHPNHWPMTWVFDMTDGSSLTLGKLFPNRVAALDKISAICREVLTKSLGEMYLPEMLNYGIEPLGKNFDKFILTPEGVAFYFAPYQVAPYAAGEQVVTIPYDHLKGYISQDIAKAALGN; this comes from the coding sequence ATGAACCGTATAGCGACCCTACTCTTCGCCCTTTTTCTGCTGCTCGTCCCGGCAACCATCCAGGCAGCCCCGCCCTGCGCCCCGCCCGTGCTGACCTCGGTTTCCATCCAGGAGGACACGCCCGGATTCAAGGTGGACGCCGAATACCCGGTGCTCTGCCAAAGCGAGGCCAGCAAGACCATCCGGGACTATGTCTCCGCCTCCATCCTCGACTTCAAGATGAGCGACCCGGAGCACGACCGGAGCTTCTTCCCCCACCAGTACGAAATGATGACCCGGTACGGGGTCTGGCCCATCGCTGGCGGCCGCTATGTTTCCGTCAAGCTCAACGTCATGTTCTACACCGGCGGGGCGCACCCCAACCACTGGCCCATGACCTGGGTCTTCGACATGACCGACGGCAGTTCGCTCACCCTGGGCAAGCTCTTCCCCAACCGCGTGGCCGCCCTGGACAAGATTTCAGCCATCTGCCGCGAAGTGCTCACCAAGTCCCTCGGAGAAATGTATCTGCCGGAAATGCTCAATTACGGCATTGAACCCCTCGGGAAAAACTTCGACAAATTCATCCTGACCCCGGAAGGCGTGGCCTTCTATTTCGCCCCTTACCAGGTGGCCCCGTATGCCGCGGGCGAACAGGTCGTAACCATCCCCTATGACCACCTGAAGGGATATATCTCCCAGGACATCGCGAAAGCCGCGCTTGGGAACTGA
- a CDS encoding YqaE/Pmp3 family membrane protein, protein MEIIRIIISVLIPPLGAFLKVGLGLQFWVNLLLTLLGYFPGLVHVIWLLSRR, encoded by the coding sequence ATGGAAATCATCCGCATTATCATCTCCGTCCTCATCCCGCCGCTGGGCGCATTCCTCAAGGTAGGCCTGGGACTTCAGTTCTGGGTCAACCTGCTCTTGACCCTCCTGGGTTATTTCCCCGGACTGGTCCACGTCATCTGGCTGCTGTCCAGACGATGA
- the hypF gene encoding carbamoyltransferase HypF: protein MHRRQKFTITGQVQGVGFRPFVYRIALDHGVTGSVNNSSDGVLIEVQGDAGQVDGFSRDLTGKLPPLARIVTLDSEGMKPIEGEDAFIILESTRKSGNSVLISPDVATCRDCLNDMSDPGNRRYRYPFTNCTNCGPRYTITRSIPYDRPQTSMAKFPLCPKCETEYMDPLDRRFHAQPNACPACGPATWLTRSDGTVISQGDESLRGLARELAQGKIAAVKGLGGFHLVCDAASHSTVAELRLRKHRPDKPLAVMVADMATAQRLAHISPAEEEWLTGIRRPIVLTAKKRPFPLARSVAPDTNFIGMMLPYTPLHHILLHDYAELMGPEAALIMTSGNMSSEPICLDNDEALERLSSIADIFLFHNRDILIRTDDSVIRVNPGTGEPIFMRRARGFVPSPVFLPVKGDTVLGVGPELKCTLTLTKGDQAFTSQHIGNMSNLETMRFHNEIQAHLEDILQVEPKLIVRDLHPDYMTSTLAEDLGSRRNVPVAALQHHYAHIHAVLAENKFDGPVIGLALDGTGYGEDGTIWGGECLLVDPSTLDHQRLARFAHIRLPGGETAVKEPWRIAQAALWELGVREPGRYEWPWLKRFGAASRFLPQLLEKDINAPKTSSCGRLFDGVAALCGLAETISYEGQAAILLEKAQDMDETEAYPCPLQSADPVALDTLSLVAAVLKDLERGVPVAKIARRFHLGLIAGLTELAFSFSMLLDIHHVALSGGVMQNLTLAVELPLALQGAGLIPLVHTQLPPNDGCISLGQAAWGMRKLLLNSQETL from the coding sequence ATGCATAGACGCCAAAAATTCACCATTACCGGACAGGTGCAGGGCGTGGGCTTCAGGCCCTTCGTCTACCGCATCGCCCTCGACCACGGCGTCACAGGCTCGGTGAACAATTCGTCGGACGGAGTGCTCATCGAAGTTCAGGGAGACGCCGGACAGGTGGACGGTTTTTCCAGGGACCTGACGGGCAAGCTGCCGCCCCTGGCGCGCATCGTCACCCTCGATTCCGAAGGAATGAAGCCGATCGAAGGCGAGGACGCCTTCATCATCCTCGAATCCACCCGCAAATCCGGGAACTCCGTGCTCATATCCCCGGATGTGGCCACCTGCCGCGACTGTCTGAACGACATGAGCGATCCGGGCAACCGGCGATACCGCTACCCGTTCACCAACTGCACCAACTGCGGGCCGCGCTACACCATCACCCGCTCAATACCTTATGACCGGCCCCAGACCTCCATGGCCAAGTTTCCCCTCTGCCCGAAGTGCGAAACCGAGTACATGGACCCGCTGGACCGGCGCTTTCACGCGCAGCCCAACGCCTGCCCGGCCTGCGGCCCGGCCACATGGCTGACCCGGTCCGACGGCACGGTCATTTCCCAGGGCGATGAATCCCTGCGGGGACTGGCCCGCGAACTGGCCCAAGGGAAAATCGCCGCGGTCAAGGGTCTCGGCGGCTTCCATCTGGTCTGCGACGCGGCCTCCCACAGTACCGTGGCCGAACTCAGGCTGCGAAAGCACCGGCCGGACAAACCGCTGGCCGTGATGGTCGCGGACATGGCTACCGCCCAACGGCTGGCTCATATTTCTCCGGCCGAGGAAGAATGGCTGACAGGCATCCGGCGTCCCATCGTGCTGACGGCGAAAAAACGCCCCTTCCCCCTAGCCCGATCAGTGGCCCCGGACACGAATTTCATCGGCATGATGCTCCCGTACACCCCGCTCCACCACATCCTGCTCCACGACTATGCGGAACTGATGGGACCGGAAGCGGCCCTGATAATGACCTCGGGCAACATGAGCTCGGAGCCCATCTGCCTGGACAACGACGAGGCCCTGGAAAGGCTGTCGTCCATCGCCGACATTTTTCTATTCCACAACCGGGACATCCTCATCCGTACGGACGATTCCGTGATCCGGGTCAATCCCGGGACGGGCGAGCCGATCTTCATGCGCCGGGCACGCGGCTTCGTGCCCTCCCCGGTTTTCCTGCCGGTCAAAGGCGACACGGTCCTCGGCGTGGGGCCGGAGCTCAAGTGCACCCTGACCCTGACCAAAGGCGACCAGGCCTTCACCAGCCAGCACATCGGCAACATGTCCAACCTGGAAACCATGCGTTTTCACAATGAGATCCAAGCCCACCTCGAAGATATCCTGCAAGTCGAGCCCAAGCTCATCGTCCGCGACCTGCACCCGGACTACATGACGTCCACCCTGGCCGAAGACCTGGGGAGCAGACGCAACGTGCCCGTGGCCGCGCTCCAGCACCACTACGCGCACATCCACGCCGTCCTTGCCGAAAACAAATTCGACGGCCCGGTCATCGGCCTGGCCCTGGACGGCACCGGGTATGGCGAGGACGGCACCATTTGGGGCGGGGAATGCCTGTTGGTCGACCCGTCCACCCTGGATCACCAGCGGCTCGCCCGCTTCGCCCACATCCGGTTGCCCGGCGGCGAGACTGCCGTGAAGGAGCCGTGGCGCATAGCTCAAGCCGCCCTGTGGGAACTCGGCGTCCGGGAGCCGGGCCGCTACGAATGGCCGTGGCTGAAACGCTTCGGAGCCGCGAGCCGGTTCCTGCCGCAATTGCTCGAAAAGGATATCAACGCGCCCAAGACTTCCAGTTGCGGAAGGCTGTTCGATGGCGTGGCCGCCCTCTGCGGACTGGCCGAAACCATCTCTTACGAAGGGCAGGCGGCCATCCTCCTCGAAAAAGCCCAAGACATGGACGAAACCGAGGCCTACCCCTGTCCGCTCCAATCCGCCGATCCGGTGGCGCTGGACACCCTTTCCCTGGTGGCGGCGGTCCTGAAGGACCTGGAACGGGGCGTGCCGGTTGCTAAAATCGCCCGCCGTTTCCACCTCGGCCTCATTGCCGGGCTGACCGAACTGGCCTTCTCCTTTTCCATGCTCCTGGACATCCACCATGTGGCCCTGTCCGGCGGAGTCATGCAGAACCTGACCCTCGCAGTCGAATTGCCCCTGGCCCTGCAAGGCGCGGGTCTGATACCCTTGGTGCATACCCAACTGCCGCCCAATGACGGCTGCATCTCCCTGGGACAGGCGGCATGGGGGATGCGGAAATTGCTGCTCAACTCTCAGGAGACCTTATGA
- a CDS encoding NAD(P)-dependent oxidoreductase, whose product MRILANDGLVEEARKYLRQQGFTVETEKRDEDDLMSEIGSFDALLVRSATKVTRVLLEAGVKDGGKLKIVGRGGVGTDNIDLEAAKELGVIVKFAPNGNTNATAEHALGLMFAIARKVPFAHRTLMDGTWHKKRFKGVELFGKTLGIIGCGRIGQSLAAKAGALGMKVLGYDLYRSIDAPLTYVDSIPELLEKSDFVSLHCGGAEPVIKAEELALMKDSAYLINASRGKNVAEDALYEALKTGKIAGAALDCYESEPKREGEPFRNKLQELDNIVMSAHLGASTNNAGIRTGLEIAEVVAGYLKRGEYGNSVNVGETVEEEGADIYTIFITHEDKPGMFGKFGTLMGEMGVNIRENNSRKLGEQVQTVYMVHAKPTEEVREALSRIEGVRRVTI is encoded by the coding sequence ATGCGGATACTTGCCAATGACGGCCTCGTGGAAGAGGCGCGGAAGTACTTGAGACAGCAGGGATTCACCGTTGAAACCGAGAAACGCGACGAGGACGATCTCATGAGCGAGATCGGGTCCTTCGACGCTCTGCTCGTACGCTCCGCCACCAAAGTCACCCGGGTCTTGCTCGAAGCCGGGGTGAAGGACGGCGGCAAGCTCAAGATCGTCGGGCGGGGCGGCGTGGGCACGGACAACATCGACCTTGAGGCGGCCAAGGAGCTGGGCGTCATCGTCAAGTTTGCGCCCAACGGCAACACCAACGCCACTGCCGAGCACGCCTTGGGACTCATGTTCGCCATCGCGCGCAAGGTGCCCTTCGCCCATCGCACCCTCATGGACGGGACCTGGCACAAGAAGCGGTTCAAGGGCGTGGAGCTCTTCGGCAAGACGCTCGGCATCATCGGCTGCGGCCGCATCGGCCAGTCCCTGGCGGCCAAGGCGGGAGCTCTCGGCATGAAGGTCCTGGGTTATGATCTCTACCGTTCCATCGACGCCCCCCTGACCTATGTGGACTCCATCCCCGAGCTGCTCGAAAAATCCGACTTCGTCTCCCTGCACTGCGGTGGTGCCGAGCCGGTCATCAAGGCCGAGGAACTCGCCCTGATGAAGGATTCCGCCTACCTCATAAACGCTTCCCGCGGCAAGAACGTGGCCGAGGACGCCCTGTACGAAGCCCTCAAGACCGGGAAAATCGCGGGAGCGGCCCTGGACTGCTACGAGTCCGAGCCCAAGCGCGAGGGAGAGCCTTTCCGGAACAAACTCCAGGAGCTGGACAACATCGTCATGTCCGCCCACCTGGGAGCCTCGACCAACAACGCGGGCATTCGCACCGGGCTTGAAATCGCCGAAGTGGTCGCCGGATACCTCAAGCGCGGCGAGTACGGCAATTCCGTGAACGTGGGGGAGACCGTGGAGGAAGAGGGGGCCGATATCTACACCATCTTCATCACCCATGAGGACAAGCCCGGCATGTTCGGCAAGTTCGGCACCCTTATGGGCGAGATGGGCGTGAATATCCGCGAGAACAATTCCCGCAAACTCGGCGAACAGGTCCAGACCGTGTATATGGTCCACGCCAAACCCACCGAAGAGGTGCGCGAGGCCCTGAGCCGCATCGAAGGCGTCAGGCGCGTGACCATTTAG
- a CDS encoding pyridoxal-phosphate-dependent aminotransferase family protein, which produces MSKPNFAPLKLFITGPTYIRQDVKEAALLPEFGHRDTENELRFGPIRENLRKLAGCGDDFEPILCLGSGSTAMETSVRSLVAEDETILNVSVGSFGDMYFNIAASNGKKAVNLKFDYGEAIDLNVLEDKLKEVRPQVVSFTHNETSTGVVNDVKAVCSLVRQYGAMPIVDGVSIFGGAELALSESGAAMYSTATQKALGLPAGFGIGFVSGEAEEKARKVTNKGHHHDITKHLDRARKNQTLTTPNTTLANQMWFQLDRIVNEEGIENRFARHREMRSMVEKWVGGLDGFEMFAPEGHRSPTLSTVICPEGVTTAQLKGKVKEALRGEGYLMDPGYFKLNQLLEEADRRPIFRVGHMGDITPAMLTEYLAKLEGELDKLR; this is translated from the coding sequence ATGAGCAAGCCGAATTTTGCGCCTTTGAAACTGTTCATCACGGGGCCGACCTACATCCGGCAGGATGTCAAGGAGGCGGCTCTGTTGCCCGAGTTCGGGCACCGCGACACGGAAAACGAGCTGCGGTTCGGGCCCATCCGCGAGAATCTGCGGAAGCTCGCCGGATGCGGCGACGATTTCGAGCCGATTCTGTGCCTCGGCTCCGGCTCCACGGCCATGGAGACCTCGGTTCGCTCCCTGGTGGCTGAGGACGAGACCATCCTCAACGTGTCCGTGGGTTCCTTCGGCGACATGTATTTCAATATCGCGGCCAGCAACGGCAAGAAGGCCGTGAACCTCAAGTTCGACTACGGCGAGGCCATCGATCTCAACGTGCTGGAGGACAAGCTGAAGGAAGTCCGCCCCCAAGTGGTCTCCTTCACCCATAATGAGACGTCCACCGGCGTGGTCAACGACGTGAAGGCCGTTTGCTCGCTCGTCCGGCAGTATGGGGCCATGCCCATCGTGGACGGCGTGTCCATCTTCGGCGGAGCCGAGCTGGCGCTGTCCGAGTCCGGTGCGGCCATGTATTCCACGGCCACCCAGAAGGCGCTCGGCCTGCCCGCCGGGTTCGGCATCGGGTTCGTCTCCGGCGAAGCCGAAGAGAAGGCCCGTAAGGTGACCAACAAGGGCCATCATCACGACATCACCAAGCATCTCGACCGGGCGCGCAAGAATCAGACCCTGACCACGCCCAACACCACCCTGGCCAACCAGATGTGGTTCCAGCTCGACCGCATCGTCAACGAGGAAGGCATCGAGAATCGTTTCGCCCGCCATCGCGAGATGCGTTCCATGGTCGAGAAGTGGGTAGGCGGCCTCGACGGGTTCGAGATGTTCGCCCCCGAAGGGCACCGCTCGCCAACTCTTTCCACCGTGATTTGCCCCGAAGGCGTGACCACGGCCCAGCTCAAGGGGAAAGTGAAGGAAGCTTTGCGCGGCGAGGGATACCTCATGGACCCCGGCTACTTCAAGTTGAACCAGCTTCTGGAGGAAGCGGACCGCCGCCCGATCTTCCGTGTGGGCCACATGGGTGACATCACGCCCGCCATGCTCACGGAATACCTGGCCAAATTGGAAGGAGAACTCGATAAGCTCCGATAG